From Priestia aryabhattai, one genomic window encodes:
- a CDS encoding peptidoglycan DD-metalloendopeptidase family protein, which translates to MIDVLRRILVVLVMGLCIGLLFLGGQMVKAEEKQWEWPVEGILTDIFGSRHAKHFGIDIAAPVGTQVYAVAKGVVSRSYYSNTYGQVVFIKQTNGYETVYAHLEERFVAEGNRVAAGQNIGRVGNTGRSSGAHLHFEVHQGNWNPDKTNAVNPLAKLDKQKLSAYVKSDLAATVFQQLHHASDNCILIHQGDTLSELAVKYEVDMEQLRKWNHLENTMLNAGQVLKISP; encoded by the coding sequence ATGATTGACGTATTAAGAAGAATATTAGTTGTATTAGTAATGGGATTGTGTATAGGTCTTTTATTTTTGGGCGGGCAAATGGTAAAAGCAGAGGAGAAGCAGTGGGAGTGGCCGGTTGAAGGAATCTTAACTGATATATTTGGTTCTCGTCACGCCAAACACTTTGGAATTGATATAGCAGCACCTGTTGGTACACAGGTGTATGCTGTTGCAAAAGGAGTGGTGAGCCGCTCTTATTATTCAAATACATATGGGCAAGTTGTTTTTATCAAACAAACGAATGGATACGAAACGGTCTATGCTCATCTAGAGGAACGTTTTGTTGCAGAAGGAAATCGTGTAGCCGCAGGTCAAAACATTGGACGAGTTGGCAATACAGGGCGATCTTCAGGTGCACATTTGCATTTTGAAGTTCATCAAGGAAATTGGAATCCGGATAAAACCAATGCAGTGAACCCACTTGCTAAATTGGACAAGCAAAAACTATCGGCATACGTAAAAAGCGATTTAGCTGCGACGGTTTTTCAGCAGTTACATCATGCTTCTGATAACTGTATTCTTATCCATCAAGGAGATACGTTATCTGAACTCGCAGTCAAATATGAAGTAGATATGGAGCAGCTAAGAAAGTGGAACCATTTAGAGAATACGATGTTAAATGCAGGACAAGTGTTAAAAATAAGTCCATAA
- a CDS encoding pseudouridine synthase, with product MERLQKVIAHAGVASRRKAEELIGQGRVKVNGKVVKELGTKVGPNDKIEVDEVPVESEAPVYFMLYKPRGVISAANDDKGRKTVVDFFPHVEERIYPIGRLDYDTSGLLLLTNDGEFANQLMHPKFEVDKVYVAKIKGIPSREKIRQLQRGVMLEDGKTAPARAKVLSIDKSKQTAIVELTIHEGKNRQVRRMFDAIGHSVLKLKRERYGPLDLRGLNAGEARELTAHEVKQLYSMSQTGK from the coding sequence ATGGAACGATTACAAAAAGTGATTGCTCACGCAGGTGTAGCATCAAGACGTAAAGCTGAAGAATTAATCGGCCAAGGCCGAGTGAAAGTAAATGGAAAAGTTGTAAAAGAATTGGGCACGAAAGTAGGTCCTAACGATAAAATTGAAGTAGACGAAGTGCCGGTAGAAAGCGAAGCGCCCGTTTATTTTATGTTATATAAACCAAGAGGCGTGATTTCAGCTGCTAACGACGACAAGGGGAGAAAAACAGTCGTTGATTTCTTTCCACATGTAGAAGAAAGAATTTACCCGATTGGACGTCTGGACTATGATACGTCGGGTTTACTTCTTTTAACAAACGATGGTGAATTTGCCAATCAGCTAATGCACCCGAAATTTGAAGTGGACAAAGTGTATGTGGCTAAAATTAAAGGAATTCCAAGTCGTGAAAAAATCAGACAGCTGCAGCGCGGGGTGATGCTTGAGGATGGAAAAACAGCACCAGCTCGTGCAAAAGTCCTTTCCATTGATAAAAGCAAGCAGACGGCGATTGTAGAATTGACTATTCACGAAGGGAAAAATCGTCAAGTGCGTCGCATGTTCGATGCAATCGGACATTCTGTATTAAAGTTAAAACGTGAGCGTTACGGACCTTTAGATTTACGCGGATTAAATGCAGGAGAAGCACGTGAGCTTACAGCGCATGAAGTCAAACAATTATATTCAATGTCTCAAACAGGTAAGTAA
- a CDS encoding nucleoside recognition domain-containing protein, which yields MVNIIWMLLTIVGIVFAIINGKIGDVNKAIFQGAGEAVTISIGLISVLVFWLGMMNIAQSAGLLDKLAKLFRPIITRLFPDVPKDHPALGYILSNMMANMFGLGNAATPLGIKAMEQLKKLNGDRDEASRSMITLLALNTTSLTLIPTTVIAIRITYNSANPTEIVGTTLLATVVATIGAIIIDRFFYYRRTRKGGKRK from the coding sequence ATGGTTAATATTATTTGGATGCTGCTGACCATTGTCGGAATTGTTTTTGCGATTATAAATGGGAAAATTGGTGATGTAAACAAAGCAATTTTTCAAGGAGCAGGCGAAGCGGTGACCATCAGCATTGGGTTAATCAGCGTGCTGGTCTTTTGGTTAGGTATGATGAATATTGCTCAAAGTGCAGGGCTTCTCGACAAGTTAGCGAAACTATTTCGACCCATTATTACAAGACTTTTCCCTGATGTTCCAAAAGATCATCCGGCCTTAGGGTACATATTGTCCAATATGATGGCGAATATGTTTGGGCTCGGGAATGCGGCAACTCCTCTTGGCATTAAAGCGATGGAGCAGCTTAAAAAGCTGAACGGCGACAGAGACGAAGCAAGCCGTTCTATGATCACACTTTTAGCACTTAACACAACCAGTTTAACGCTTATACCGACCACAGTTATTGCGATTCGGATTACGTATAACTCGGCTAATCCTACTGAAATTGTGGGTACAACACTTTTAGCAACTGTTGTAGCTACGATAGGAGCTATCATCATTGATCGCTTCTTTTATTATCGACGTACACGAAAAGGAGGAAAACGAAAATGA
- a CDS encoding response regulator transcription factor → MQNEQRLLLVDDEDRIRRLLKMYLEKEGYIIEEAADGHEAIEKALHINYDLIVLDLMMPGIDGIEVCKQIREKKATPIIMLTAKGEEVNRVQGFEVGTDDYIVKPFSPREVVLRVKALLRRSSQTTFIQPETSVKNLIVFDHLTIDNDAHRVTADGKEVNLTPKEYELLCYLAKTPDKVYDREQLLREVWHYDFFGDLRTVDTHVKRLREKLNRVSSQAAKMIVTVWGVGYKFEVENN, encoded by the coding sequence ATGCAAAATGAACAAAGATTACTGCTAGTAGACGATGAAGATCGCATTAGACGATTGTTAAAAATGTACTTAGAAAAAGAAGGATACATCATTGAAGAAGCAGCCGATGGGCATGAAGCAATCGAAAAAGCGTTACACATAAATTATGATTTGATTGTATTAGATTTAATGATGCCTGGCATAGATGGTATTGAGGTTTGTAAACAAATTCGCGAGAAAAAAGCAACTCCTATTATCATGCTTACAGCTAAAGGGGAAGAAGTAAACAGAGTCCAAGGGTTTGAAGTAGGTACAGATGATTATATCGTTAAGCCGTTTAGCCCAAGAGAAGTAGTTCTTCGCGTAAAAGCACTGCTTCGACGTTCTTCTCAAACAACGTTTATTCAGCCAGAAACGAGCGTGAAAAATCTTATTGTCTTTGATCACTTAACGATTGATAATGATGCACATCGCGTTACAGCAGATGGAAAAGAAGTCAACTTAACTCCAAAAGAATATGAATTATTATGCTACCTTGCAAAAACGCCAGATAAAGTATATGACAGAGAGCAGTTGCTGCGTGAAGTATGGCATTATGATTTCTTTGGGGATCTTCGTACGGTAGACACGCACGTCAAGCGTTTGCGTGAAAAGTTAAATCGCGTATCGTCACAAGCGGCGAAAATGATTGTAACCGTTTGGGGAGTAGGGTATAAATTTGAGGTTGAAAATAACTGA
- the ccsB gene encoding c-type cytochrome biogenesis protein CcsB — MDYASISSNLLYVAFIAYLVATFFFGGAIRDKRAAQKKTKWATFGIAVTIIGFIAQIGYFITRWIASGHAPVSNLFEFTTFFGMMLVGAFIVIYFIYRLSMLGLFALPVALLIIAYASMFPTEITPLIPALQTNWLHIHVTTAATGEAVLSISFVAGLIYLIKTIDQSKRNKKAFWLEFILYTLISTLGFVAVTLAFNTAHYESTFNWVNKSGEQEQVVYHMVPLVGPHQSEWTVGNEIQPLVDVPAIINAKKLNTVIWSLAGGFVLYWLVRFILRKRIGAALQPLVKQVNSDLLDEVSYRAVAIGFPIFTLGALIFAMIWAQMAWTRFWGWDPKEVWALITFLFYATFLHLRLSKGWHGEKSAWLAVVGFAIIMFNLVAVNLVIAGLHSYA; from the coding sequence ATGGATTACGCGAGTATAAGTAGTAATTTACTGTATGTGGCGTTTATTGCTTATTTAGTTGCAACCTTTTTTTTCGGAGGAGCTATTCGAGATAAGCGAGCAGCTCAAAAGAAAACAAAGTGGGCAACGTTTGGAATTGCGGTTACCATCATCGGCTTTATTGCACAGATTGGCTACTTCATTACAAGATGGATTGCATCAGGCCACGCTCCTGTTAGTAATTTATTTGAATTTACCACGTTTTTTGGCATGATGCTTGTTGGCGCATTTATTGTTATTTACTTTATTTATCGTCTTAGCATGCTTGGACTTTTTGCATTGCCGGTGGCTCTTTTAATCATTGCTTATGCAAGCATGTTTCCAACTGAAATTACGCCGCTGATACCGGCTCTCCAAACGAATTGGCTGCATATTCACGTTACAACCGCAGCTACGGGTGAAGCCGTGCTTTCCATTAGCTTTGTCGCAGGATTGATTTATTTAATCAAAACGATTGATCAATCCAAGCGAAACAAAAAAGCATTTTGGCTGGAATTCATCTTGTATACGCTTATTAGTACGCTTGGGTTTGTAGCGGTGACGCTGGCTTTTAATACGGCTCACTACGAGTCAACATTTAATTGGGTTAATAAAAGTGGAGAACAAGAACAAGTAGTATATCATATGGTTCCGCTAGTGGGACCTCATCAAAGTGAGTGGACAGTGGGGAACGAAATACAGCCGCTCGTTGATGTGCCGGCTATTATTAATGCTAAAAAATTAAATACGGTCATTTGGTCGTTAGCCGGCGGTTTTGTATTATATTGGCTGGTTCGTTTCATTTTACGGAAGCGAATTGGAGCCGCGCTGCAGCCGCTTGTGAAACAAGTAAACAGCGACTTGCTTGATGAAGTAAGCTACAGAGCAGTGGCAATTGGATTTCCTATTTTTACACTAGGAGCACTTATTTTCGCTATGATTTGGGCTCAGATGGCCTGGACGCGCTTTTGGGGATGGGACCCTAAAGAGGTGTGGGCGCTGATCACCTTTTTATTTTATGCCACTTTTCTTCATCTTCGGCTGTCTAAAGGATGGCACGGTGAAAAATCAGCTTGGCTGGCAGTTGTCGGGTTTGCCATCATTATGTTCAACCTAGTGGCTGTGAATCTAGTTATTGCAGGTTTACATTCATATGCGTAA
- the serA gene encoding phosphoglycerate dehydrogenase, which translates to MYNVLVADSISNEGLAPLLEAPQVNLTRKKVEEVENDLHTYDALLVRSATTVTEDLLAKMPNLKIVARAGVGVDNIDIEASTKRGVVVINAPNGNTISTAEHTFAMMASLFRHIPQGNASVKAREWNRSAFVGTELNRKHLGIIGFGRIGSELAKRAKAFNMNVHVYDPFLTSSRAEKLGVELLSLDELLAAADVITVHTPLTKETKGLLNHDTLAKTKKGVFLLNCARGGIIDEKALVHYLEIGHVQGAAIDVFEVEPPLDNPLLHFDQVITTPHLGASTKEAQLNVAEDVAHDVLRFLEGNPVSSSINLPTLSKEIFEKIQPFTSLTKQMGAILSQCMREPVQHISISYGGTVTDLETTYITRSLLSGFLTHRIDSPVNEVNASMIAKERGITFGEKTSEDTQGYSNMIDVTVTGEQRTFTITGTYIAGYGPRIVNIDSFDIDFYPEGHLLYIRHSDQPGVIGNVGKVLGDLRINIATMQVGRKQKGGEAIMMLTFDKLLDDSVITSLKQTSEIVTIQRIEL; encoded by the coding sequence ATGTATAATGTGTTAGTAGCTGATTCAATTAGCAATGAAGGTCTTGCTCCACTACTCGAAGCTCCTCAGGTGAATCTTACGCGAAAAAAAGTTGAAGAAGTTGAGAATGATTTGCATACGTACGATGCGCTTTTAGTACGGAGTGCTACGACGGTTACAGAAGATTTGCTGGCAAAAATGCCGAATTTAAAAATTGTTGCTCGCGCTGGAGTAGGTGTCGATAATATTGATATTGAAGCCTCAACCAAACGAGGGGTTGTCGTTATTAACGCGCCGAACGGAAATACCATTTCAACGGCGGAACATACATTTGCTATGATGGCTAGCTTGTTTCGGCATATCCCTCAAGGAAATGCGTCAGTTAAAGCGCGCGAATGGAACCGCTCAGCATTTGTTGGAACAGAGCTTAATCGCAAACACCTGGGCATTATCGGATTTGGACGAATTGGCTCTGAGCTTGCCAAACGTGCAAAAGCCTTCAATATGAACGTTCACGTTTACGATCCTTTTTTAACCTCTTCCCGAGCTGAAAAGCTAGGCGTAGAACTATTATCCCTGGATGAATTACTAGCAGCAGCGGATGTAATTACCGTGCACACTCCGCTTACTAAAGAAACAAAAGGATTGCTCAATCATGACACATTAGCTAAAACAAAAAAGGGGGTGTTTTTATTAAACTGCGCACGCGGCGGGATCATTGATGAAAAAGCCTTAGTTCATTATTTAGAAATTGGCCATGTTCAAGGTGCAGCTATTGACGTATTTGAAGTTGAACCGCCGCTTGATAACCCTTTGTTACATTTTGATCAAGTTATTACAACTCCCCATTTGGGCGCTTCTACAAAAGAAGCCCAGCTTAATGTTGCTGAAGACGTGGCACATGACGTTCTGCGTTTTCTAGAAGGTAATCCTGTAAGTTCATCCATTAATTTGCCAACGCTTTCTAAAGAAATTTTTGAAAAAATTCAGCCGTTTACGAGCCTTACCAAACAAATGGGAGCTATTTTATCTCAATGCATGCGAGAACCTGTTCAGCATATCTCTATCTCCTACGGAGGTACAGTGACGGATTTGGAAACCACTTATATTACACGGAGCTTGTTATCAGGCTTTTTAACTCACCGTATTGACTCACCTGTTAATGAAGTCAATGCTTCTATGATTGCCAAAGAACGAGGAATTACATTTGGTGAAAAAACATCAGAAGATACGCAAGGATATTCCAATATGATTGACGTTACAGTAACAGGCGAACAGCGTACATTTACCATTACGGGCACCTATATAGCAGGATATGGACCTCGAATTGTTAATATTGATTCATTTGATATTGATTTTTATCCAGAAGGTCATCTTCTTTATATCCGCCACAGTGATCAGCCCGGAGTTATTGGAAACGTAGGGAAAGTACTTGGAGATTTACGTATTAACATTGCTACCATGCAAGTGGGCCGTAAGCAAAAAGGCGGAGAAGCCATTATGATGCTCACGTTTGATAAACTTTTAGATGATTCTGTCATCACTTCATTAAAACAAACAAGCGAGATTGTGACCATACAGCGTATTGAATTGTGA
- a CDS encoding cytochrome c biogenesis protein ResB, with product MKHVKCECGHVNPHGTILCEACGKPIAEEITEKLVDMRYEGSARRSQTYNKTVIDKIWNFFSSVKVGIWIIIVTLVASAVGTIYPQEAYIPPNVTANEYYQKEYGWTGELYYKLGFHHLYESWWYLLLIAALGMSLVICSLDRVVPLYRALKKQSVTKHPNFLKRQRLYSTTSSWTDQDYEHVKSMLKKRRYSIREENGNLLAEKGRFSRWGPYVNHIGLIIFLLGAMLRFVPGMYIDEVLWIREGETKVIPGTNGEYFLKNHRFTVETYDKDSESAVFQEAIDRAGNNKVAKKYEADVSLYKREGKLIPGADPKLKKIKDSEIRVNQPLKFEGYAMYQVDFKLNEFSSMSFHLTDKNANKNVGSLTVDLHNPKETYDLKDGYKVKLMSYFPDFFFDDEGNPNTKTRVPNNPAFVFKMITPQHKKGEVAFVGIRENLEPLGNNDYKMTFAGVETKNVTGLTVRRDYTLWFLGIGGAIFMIGVIQGMYWNHRRMWIQKVNSEIWLAAHTNKNWYGLKKELNGLLESTSLTQLKDQNDKETK from the coding sequence ATGAAACACGTAAAATGTGAATGTGGACACGTTAACCCGCATGGTACGATTTTGTGTGAAGCCTGTGGTAAGCCAATTGCAGAAGAAATAACTGAAAAATTAGTAGATATGCGTTATGAAGGAAGCGCAAGGCGATCGCAAACGTACAATAAAACAGTTATCGATAAAATATGGAATTTTTTCTCTTCTGTAAAGGTAGGTATTTGGATCATTATTGTGACGCTTGTTGCGTCTGCAGTCGGAACCATTTATCCTCAAGAAGCTTACATACCTCCTAATGTGACAGCAAATGAGTATTACCAAAAGGAATATGGATGGACAGGAGAGCTTTATTATAAGTTAGGTTTTCATCATCTCTATGAATCGTGGTGGTACTTGCTTTTAATTGCTGCTTTAGGAATGTCGTTAGTCATTTGTAGTTTAGATCGAGTAGTGCCTTTGTATCGAGCTCTAAAAAAGCAGAGTGTAACAAAACATCCAAACTTCTTAAAAAGACAGCGTTTATATAGCACTACGTCATCGTGGACGGATCAAGATTATGAACATGTAAAAAGCATGCTTAAAAAAAGAAGATACTCTATTCGTGAAGAAAACGGCAATCTGCTGGCTGAAAAAGGACGTTTCTCAAGATGGGGTCCATACGTTAATCATATCGGTCTCATTATCTTTTTACTAGGTGCTATGCTTAGATTTGTACCAGGCATGTATATAGATGAAGTTCTTTGGATTCGTGAAGGTGAAACAAAAGTTATTCCTGGGACGAACGGAGAGTATTTTTTGAAAAACCATCGTTTTACTGTTGAAACATATGATAAAGATAGTGAAAGCGCCGTGTTTCAAGAAGCAATTGATCGTGCAGGGAATAATAAAGTAGCCAAAAAATATGAAGCGGATGTTAGTCTGTATAAGCGCGAAGGAAAGCTTATACCAGGAGCAGATCCAAAGTTAAAGAAAATAAAAGATTCAGAGATTCGTGTGAATCAGCCGCTTAAGTTTGAAGGGTATGCCATGTACCAAGTGGACTTCAAATTAAATGAGTTCAGCTCTATGTCTTTCCATTTAACAGATAAAAATGCAAATAAAAACGTTGGTTCACTTACAGTAGATTTACATAATCCCAAAGAAACATATGATCTAAAAGACGGATATAAAGTCAAGCTCATGAGTTACTTTCCAGACTTTTTCTTCGATGATGAAGGAAATCCAAATACAAAGACAAGAGTGCCTAACAATCCAGCTTTTGTATTTAAAATGATTACGCCTCAGCATAAAAAAGGCGAAGTTGCTTTTGTTGGAATTAGAGAAAACTTGGAGCCGCTAGGAAACAACGATTATAAAATGACCTTTGCTGGTGTGGAAACGAAAAATGTAACGGGATTAACCGTTCGCAGAGACTATACACTTTGGTTTTTAGGAATTGGCGGAGCAATCTTTATGATTGGTGTGATTCAAGGGATGTATTGGAATCATCGTCGCATGTGGATTCAAAAAGTCAATAGTGAGATATGGTTAGCCGCACATACAAATAAAAACTGGTATGGTCTTAAAAAAGAATTAAATGGTTTGTTAGAATCAACATCCCTTACACAGCTTAAGGACCAAAATGATAAAGAAACGAAATAG
- a CDS encoding spore maturation protein, translated as MTMLNQVSLMFIPLIVGCILLYGTYKKIPTYEKFVEGGKDGLQIAFSIIPYLVGMLVSISIFRASGALDFFLSVLKPMLQAVGVPAEIVPLALIKPISGTAALGITTDLISTYGPDSFIGRLASTMQGSTDTTFYILTVYFGAVGIKKMGDALKVGLLADLVGIIASVVIVILVFGR; from the coding sequence ATGACTATGCTTAATCAAGTATCATTGATGTTTATTCCTCTTATCGTAGGATGTATTTTACTTTACGGAACCTACAAAAAAATTCCTACGTATGAAAAGTTTGTAGAGGGAGGGAAAGACGGTTTACAAATTGCTTTTTCCATCATTCCTTACTTAGTCGGCATGTTAGTGAGCATCTCTATTTTTCGAGCCTCAGGAGCACTTGATTTTTTCTTATCTGTTCTAAAACCGATGCTGCAAGCAGTTGGCGTTCCGGCTGAAATTGTACCTTTAGCTCTTATCAAACCGATATCTGGAACGGCCGCTCTTGGTATCACGACGGATCTAATTTCTACATACGGACCTGATTCTTTTATTGGTCGTTTGGCATCGACCATGCAGGGAAGTACAGATACCACGTTTTATATTTTAACGGTTTATTTCGGAGCGGTTGGCATTAAAAAAATGGGAGATGCGTTGAAGGTCGGTTTACTGGCAGATTTGGTAGGGATTATTGCATCAGTTGTCATCGTAATCCTTGTGTTTGGCCGGTAG
- a CDS encoding ATP-binding protein, giving the protein MFWRSVVGKLWFTILLLVTLVLFILTILLLQFFENYHVVDAENRLTKTAAKISTIVQETDDEKLGLSIARELADQASVVIVQDKDFYWHSTHPDKENKKAISAIVKQNDQLNQVVEKGKVVREKMYMTTKKDTSDEPLMFVVGVPLMKDNKPTGGVYLYQSLSEIEEPAQYTTKFILLAAGIAIILTTIFAFFLSTRITAPLRKMRQAAFEVTKGNFDTKVPILTHDEIGELAIAFNQMGRQLKFNLNALNQEKEQLSSILSSMADGVITFSRDGSILITNPPAEHFLQTWYYEQDVNNQQVPELPANVVHLFQTVVETETERSAELKIQGKTWVILMSPLYNQTKIRGAVAVLRDMSEERKLDKSRKDFIANVSHELRTPISMLQGYSEAIIDDIASTDEEKKEIAQVIYDESLRMGRLVNELLDLARMEAGHVQLHLESVAMVEFTERVLRKFQGLAKEKHIKLSLNGRIEDEFEAMIDSDRMEQVLTNLIDNAIRHTDDYGEVRLHLDKSQSEIHLSVQDTGAGIPKEDLPFVFERFYKADKARTRGKSGTGLGLAIAKNIVEAHQGIIAVESELNEGTTFFIKLPK; this is encoded by the coding sequence ATGTTTTGGAGAAGTGTAGTTGGTAAACTATGGTTTACTATCCTATTGCTCGTCACGCTTGTTTTATTTATTTTGACCATTTTACTGCTTCAGTTTTTTGAAAATTATCATGTTGTAGATGCAGAAAACCGTTTAACTAAAACGGCTGCTAAAATCTCTACCATTGTGCAGGAAACGGACGATGAAAAACTAGGACTATCCATTGCTCGTGAACTTGCAGATCAAGCAAGCGTAGTTATTGTCCAAGATAAAGATTTTTATTGGCATTCCACACATCCTGATAAAGAAAATAAGAAAGCTATTTCGGCCATTGTTAAACAAAACGATCAGCTAAATCAAGTGGTTGAAAAAGGTAAAGTAGTACGGGAAAAAATGTACATGACCACAAAGAAAGATACGAGTGATGAGCCTTTAATGTTTGTTGTCGGTGTACCTTTAATGAAAGATAACAAACCGACAGGCGGCGTTTATTTGTATCAATCTCTTTCTGAAATTGAAGAACCCGCTCAATATACGACTAAGTTCATTTTATTAGCTGCAGGTATTGCTATTATTTTAACTACTATCTTTGCTTTTTTCTTATCCACACGAATTACAGCGCCTCTTAGAAAAATGAGGCAGGCGGCATTTGAAGTAACAAAAGGGAATTTTGATACAAAAGTACCTATTTTAACTCACGATGAAATTGGAGAGTTAGCGATTGCTTTTAATCAAATGGGCAGGCAGTTAAAGTTTAATCTCAATGCGCTCAATCAGGAAAAAGAACAGCTTTCAAGTATTTTAAGCAGTATGGCAGACGGTGTTATTACGTTTAGTAGAGACGGATCGATTTTAATTACCAATCCTCCAGCGGAACATTTTCTTCAGACTTGGTATTACGAGCAGGATGTCAACAATCAGCAGGTGCCTGAGCTTCCAGCAAACGTCGTGCATTTGTTTCAAACGGTAGTAGAGACTGAAACGGAACGAAGTGCAGAGTTGAAAATTCAAGGGAAAACGTGGGTTATTTTGATGTCACCGCTCTATAATCAAACGAAAATTCGCGGTGCTGTAGCTGTACTACGAGATATGTCTGAAGAGCGTAAACTTGATAAATCCAGAAAAGATTTTATTGCAAACGTGTCTCATGAATTGCGCACACCTATTTCTATGCTTCAAGGTTATAGTGAAGCTATCATTGACGATATTGCAAGTACGGATGAAGAAAAGAAAGAAATTGCACAGGTGATTTATGATGAATCACTGCGTATGGGCCGGCTTGTAAATGAACTTTTAGATTTGGCGCGAATGGAAGCGGGACATGTGCAGCTTCACTTAGAATCTGTAGCAATGGTTGAATTTACAGAACGTGTTTTGCGTAAGTTTCAAGGGTTAGCTAAAGAAAAACATATTAAACTGTCTCTTAATGGAAGAATAGAAGATGAATTTGAAGCGATGATTGATTCAGATCGAATGGAACAAGTGCTGACAAACTTAATTGATAATGCCATTCGTCATACGGATGACTACGGAGAAGTAAGGCTGCATCTTGATAAAAGTCAATCGGAAATCCATCTTTCTGTTCAAGATACAGGAGCAGGGATTCCAAAAGAAGATCTTCCATTTGTATTTGAACGATTTTATAAAGCGGATAAAGCCAGAACGAGAGGAAAGTCAGGAACTGGTCTTGGGCTTGCGATCGCTAAAAATATCGTGGAGGCACATCAAGGGATCATTGCGGTTGAAAGTGAATTAAATGAAGGAACAACTTTCTTTATCAAACTGCCAAAGTAA
- the resA gene encoding thiol-disulfide oxidoreductase ResA, whose protein sequence is MKKKRLIIRTVILAVLLCAVGYTLYAQFFADKQKVSVGDEAPDFILRDVNGETHQLSDYKGKGVFLNFWGTWCKPCKQEMPAMEKQYATYKKQGVEILAVNVGETNIAVEQFAKQYGLSFPILMDKDSQVLGAYGIDPLPTTFLIDKNGKIVDSFIGGLEESKIKEYMERIKP, encoded by the coding sequence ATGAAAAAAAAGCGCTTGATTATTCGAACAGTTATATTAGCAGTTTTACTGTGCGCGGTTGGATATACCCTTTATGCCCAATTTTTTGCTGATAAACAAAAGGTATCAGTAGGAGATGAGGCACCTGACTTTATATTAAGAGATGTTAATGGAGAAACTCATCAGCTATCAGATTACAAAGGTAAAGGCGTTTTTTTGAATTTTTGGGGAACATGGTGCAAGCCCTGTAAACAAGAGATGCCGGCTATGGAAAAGCAGTATGCAACATATAAAAAGCAAGGTGTTGAAATTTTAGCTGTTAATGTTGGAGAAACGAATATAGCAGTAGAGCAGTTTGCTAAACAGTATGGGCTATCCTTTCCAATTTTGATGGATAAAGATTCACAAGTTTTGGGTGCGTACGGGATAGATCCTCTTCCCACTACATTTTTAATTGATAAAAACGGAAAGATTGTAGACAGCTTTATTGGGGGATTGGAAGAATCTAAAATAAAAGAATATATGGAACGAATTAAACCATAG